From the Gramella sp. Hel_I_59 genome, one window contains:
- a CDS encoding S8 family serine peptidase has protein sequence MKKIFLLIFFISSCAFAQEHALVYFTDKPNAVEALETPENLFSERAYERKLLRGTTIDFLDVPVHEAFISDLKTRSGFEIKAKSKWFNCVYVIGERNSIEVLESLDHVANVQFLEELSNRSQSIPQKSNENKLETEIDFNYASTSNQVRMLNLQNLHKQDLTGNEMIIAVMDSGFPNVNSLVSFQNLRNKNNLLGGYDFTNRSEDYSASTLDNHGTLVLSTMAAFRENFYVGTAPDAAYYLFVTEVAANETPVEEAYWVAAAERADSLGVDIINTSLGYTLYDNPAYSYTPDDMDGQTSFISRGANMAMQKGMLVVTSAGNRGDENYFNIISAPADANVLAIGGVDPTENYAPFSSVGPTADGRIKPDVVAQAIEVAAINEDDRLVGVNGTSFSSPIMAGAIACFWQLNPEWTNFEVMQLVRDLGHLSNSTNNFLGYGIPDFSTPANPIATNASELVLYQNPVEDFLKFAGPAANYNIRIFNTAGKMVLNERSVSSEINLSGFSRGIYIAMFESENTTEKFLIIKK, from the coding sequence ATGAAAAAAATATTCCTACTTATCTTTTTTATTTCCAGTTGTGCTTTCGCACAGGAACACGCTTTGGTTTATTTTACAGACAAACCTAATGCAGTTGAAGCACTCGAAACTCCCGAAAATCTTTTTTCTGAAAGAGCTTACGAGCGCAAATTATTGAGAGGTACGACTATTGACTTTCTTGATGTTCCGGTTCATGAAGCTTTTATTAGCGATCTTAAAACAAGATCTGGTTTCGAAATTAAGGCTAAATCCAAATGGTTTAATTGCGTTTACGTAATAGGTGAACGAAATTCAATTGAGGTTTTAGAAAGTCTGGATCATGTTGCCAATGTCCAGTTCCTCGAAGAACTTTCTAACAGGAGTCAAAGCATTCCGCAGAAAAGCAACGAGAATAAGCTTGAAACAGAAATAGATTTTAATTATGCTTCAACCTCTAACCAGGTTAGAATGCTTAATCTTCAGAATTTACATAAGCAGGATTTAACAGGAAATGAAATGATCATCGCCGTGATGGACTCTGGTTTTCCAAATGTAAATTCTCTGGTATCGTTTCAGAATTTAAGGAATAAGAACAATTTACTGGGAGGTTATGATTTCACGAATCGCTCAGAGGATTATTCCGCAAGCACACTGGATAACCATGGTACACTGGTACTTTCTACCATGGCTGCTTTTAGAGAGAATTTTTATGTAGGCACTGCGCCAGATGCTGCTTATTATCTTTTTGTTACCGAAGTTGCTGCTAATGAGACTCCAGTTGAGGAAGCCTATTGGGTTGCGGCCGCCGAGCGAGCTGATAGTCTGGGTGTTGATATCATCAATACTTCACTTGGATATACTTTATACGATAACCCGGCCTATAGTTATACTCCGGATGATATGGATGGGCAAACAAGTTTTATTTCCAGAGGAGCTAATATGGCTATGCAAAAAGGAATGCTGGTGGTCACTTCAGCGGGAAATCGTGGAGACGAAAATTATTTTAATATTATTAGCGCTCCTGCAGATGCTAATGTGCTTGCCATTGGTGGAGTTGATCCTACAGAGAACTATGCACCATTTAGTTCTGTTGGGCCCACCGCAGACGGGAGAATTAAACCAGATGTGGTCGCTCAGGCTATTGAGGTCGCAGCAATCAACGAAGATGATAGGCTCGTTGGGGTAAATGGCACATCATTCTCCAGCCCGATCATGGCAGGAGCCATTGCATGCTTCTGGCAATTAAACCCGGAATGGACTAATTTCGAGGTGATGCAATTGGTTAGAGATCTTGGGCATCTTAGCAATTCTACCAATAATTTTCTTGGTTATGGTATTCCAGACTTTTCAACTCCCGCAAATCCCATAGCTACTAATGCTTCGGAATTAGTTTTATATCAAAACCCGGTAGAAGATTTTCTGAAATTTGCCGGACCAGCAGCCAATTATAATATCCGGATTTTCAATACCGCAGGGAAAATGGTCTTGAACGAACGCAGCGTTTCCTCAGAAATTAATCTTTCCGGCTTTTCTCGTGGTATTTATATTGCTATGTTTGAATCTGAAAACACGACTGAAAAATTTCTTATCATCAAAAAGTAA
- a CDS encoding CTP synthase, giving the protein MADTKYIFVTGGVSSSLGKGIIAASLAKLLQARGFKATIQKLDPYINVDPGTLNPYEHGECYVTEDGAETDLDLGHYERFLNVNTSQANNVTTGRIYQSVIEKERRGEFLGKTVQVVPHITNEIKERIQILGKNGDYDIVITEIGGTVGDIESLPYIEAVRQLKWELGDDNALVIHLTLVPYLSAAGELKTKPTQHSVKTLMESGIKADILVCRTEHELSDDIRRKLAIFCNVRQEAVIQSIDARTIYDVPNMMLKEGLDTVTMKKLDLPTDSTPNLDRWNQFLKRHKNPKAEVHIGLIGKYVELQDSYKSILESFIHAGAENEVSVKVEYIHSEFINDSTIHNKISHLDGVLVAPGFGERGIEGKIDAVRYARENNLPFLGICLGMQMAVIEFARNVLKLKGANSSEMDPETKHPVIDLMADQKEVTHKGGTMRLGAWDCELSKKSVIHDAYGKDMISERHRHRYEYNNQYKEQLENAGMLSTGINPETKLVEVIELADHPWFVGVQYHPEYKSTVASPHPLFVSFVKAALEYSEKRQSAKMAQK; this is encoded by the coding sequence ATGGCCGATACCAAGTATATATTCGTCACCGGCGGTGTATCTTCCTCTCTTGGAAAAGGAATTATTGCCGCGTCTCTGGCGAAATTATTACAGGCTAGGGGTTTTAAAGCAACTATTCAGAAACTGGATCCTTATATCAATGTAGATCCGGGAACTTTAAATCCTTACGAACACGGAGAATGTTATGTGACTGAAGATGGAGCTGAAACAGATCTTGATCTTGGTCATTACGAGCGTTTTCTTAATGTTAATACTTCCCAGGCAAATAATGTTACTACCGGAAGAATTTATCAAAGCGTCATTGAAAAAGAAAGACGTGGTGAATTTTTAGGAAAAACAGTACAGGTAGTTCCTCATATCACTAATGAGATCAAGGAAAGGATACAGATCCTCGGAAAGAATGGCGATTACGATATTGTTATTACTGAGATTGGAGGAACTGTAGGTGATATTGAATCTCTACCATACATTGAAGCTGTAAGACAGCTAAAATGGGAGCTTGGCGATGATAATGCTCTGGTAATTCACCTTACCCTGGTTCCATATCTTTCTGCTGCAGGAGAGTTGAAAACCAAACCAACTCAGCATAGTGTAAAAACTTTGATGGAAAGCGGTATCAAAGCCGATATTCTTGTTTGCAGAACCGAGCATGAACTATCAGATGATATCAGAAGAAAGCTTGCCATCTTCTGTAATGTTAGACAGGAAGCTGTGATACAAAGTATCGATGCAAGAACGATCTACGATGTTCCAAACATGATGCTCAAGGAAGGGCTGGATACAGTGACCATGAAAAAACTGGATCTCCCTACCGACTCTACTCCTAACCTGGATCGCTGGAATCAATTCTTGAAGCGACATAAGAATCCTAAGGCTGAAGTACATATTGGACTTATTGGAAAATATGTGGAACTTCAGGATTCTTACAAATCTATTCTGGAATCTTTTATTCATGCTGGAGCCGAGAACGAAGTTTCTGTGAAGGTAGAATACATTCATTCAGAATTTATAAATGATAGTACGATCCACAATAAAATAAGTCATCTTGACGGAGTTCTGGTTGCACCAGGATTTGGAGAACGTGGTATCGAAGGAAAGATCGACGCGGTAAGATATGCTCGTGAAAACAATTTACCATTTCTGGGAATCTGCCTTGGAATGCAAATGGCTGTCATCGAGTTTGCCAGAAACGTGCTTAAATTAAAAGGTGCTAATTCTTCTGAAATGGATCCTGAGACCAAACATCCGGTGATCGATCTTATGGCAGATCAAAAAGAAGTTACACACAAAGGTGGTACGATGAGACTTGGTGCGTGGGATTGTGAACTGAGTAAGAAGTCTGTAATTCATGACGCTTACGGGAAAGACATGATTTCAGAAAGACATCGTCATCGCTACGAATACAACAATCAATATAAGGAACAACTGGAAAATGCAGGAATGCTAAGTACCGGTATAAATCCAGAAACAAAACTGGTGGAAGTGATTGAACTCGCAGACCATCCATGGTTTGTTGGTGTTCAATATCACCCCGAATATAAGAGTACCGTGGCTAGTCCACACCCCCTGTTTGTCTCTTTTGTAAAAGCTGCATTAGAATATTCAGAAAAGAGACAAAGTGCCAAAATGGCGCAGAAATAG
- a CDS encoding histidine kinase, which produces MQDISSNTSQLYRITYEAYSKFANGINRCSNLEEIANVCKTNLKYLINFRILRMCIIREKDNFIVEQFSGNIWYDFESETEIFPYERDLKETGIPLLTGSIPDKLLKNKIERSELFDPVLWGWAFDKTDSKVIVSLLADQHMTFSVGDIDILKLVVDCIQSKFNEIYLKKQLAIQNKNLTEAYETIKLKNEQIETIVKNQQQTINKRTESIAEKNKKLLHISALNAHNVREPLSRIQGIVQLAELVDTETFKIEMMPKLESTVNELDVVLKEVVEMASKEIVALKAEEL; this is translated from the coding sequence ATGCAGGATATTAGCAGCAATACTTCCCAGCTTTACAGGATCACCTATGAAGCATATTCCAAATTCGCCAACGGTATAAATCGTTGTTCGAACCTGGAAGAGATCGCTAATGTTTGTAAGACTAACCTGAAGTATCTTATTAATTTCAGGATCTTGAGAATGTGTATCATTCGGGAAAAAGATAATTTCATCGTTGAACAGTTCTCTGGTAATATCTGGTATGATTTTGAATCGGAAACCGAAATATTTCCTTACGAGAGAGATCTTAAAGAAACGGGCATTCCGTTACTTACCGGAAGCATTCCTGATAAACTTCTAAAGAATAAAATAGAAAGGTCAGAACTATTTGATCCGGTACTCTGGGGATGGGCATTTGATAAGACCGATTCAAAGGTGATTGTATCCCTGCTAGCCGATCAACACATGACCTTTTCAGTAGGAGATATTGATATTCTGAAGCTCGTGGTTGATTGTATACAATCCAAGTTCAACGAGATCTATCTTAAGAAGCAGCTCGCTATTCAGAATAAAAATTTAACCGAAGCTTATGAGACCATTAAGCTTAAGAATGAGCAAATCGAAACGATCGTAAAAAATCAACAGCAGACCATTAATAAACGAACCGAATCTATTGCTGAAAAAAATAAGAAGCTACTTCATATTTCTGCACTTAACGCCCACAACGTTCGTGAGCCTTTATCTAGAATACAAGGCATAGTGCAGCTGGCAGAACTAGTGGATACCGAAACATTTAAAATTGAAATGATGCCAAAACTTGAATCGACCGTGAACGAACTGGATGTAGTTTTAAAAGAAGTGGTAGAAATGGCATCTAAAGAAATAGTGGCTTTAAAAGCTGAAGAATTATGA
- a CDS encoding carboxymuconolactone decarboxylase family protein encodes MNQTLPQNQSRYRMVSYDEASPEVQTIYDDTKKTLQLPFVLNWFKCQGDNATLLKGNWSKLKNTLMEGEVPNVLKQLIIYNVSKERGCNYCSHAHGIFADSMSSMISEDEGFKATQHINSPSMPVSYRTAVKIVTKAALNHSDISDEDFNSLEKAGFTKREIQELMAQADLVNMLNTIADVSGIKIDNELLETPE; translated from the coding sequence ATGAATCAAACTTTACCCCAGAACCAGTCTCGTTATAGAATGGTTTCCTACGATGAAGCTTCTCCGGAAGTTCAAACAATTTACGACGATACTAAAAAAACCTTACAACTTCCCTTCGTTTTAAACTGGTTTAAATGCCAGGGCGATAATGCGACGCTACTTAAAGGGAACTGGAGCAAATTGAAGAATACGCTTATGGAAGGTGAAGTTCCTAACGTCTTAAAGCAATTGATCATCTACAACGTTTCGAAAGAAAGAGGTTGCAATTACTGCTCTCATGCACACGGCATCTTTGCAGATAGTATGAGTAGTATGATCTCAGAAGATGAAGGTTTTAAAGCTACACAACATATCAATAGTCCGTCGATGCCGGTAAGTTACCGAACCGCTGTAAAGATCGTTACCAAAGCAGCCTTAAATCATTCCGATATCTCTGATGAAGATTTTAATAGTCTGGAAAAAGCAGGTTTTACAAAGAGAGAAATCCAGGAGCTTATGGCTCAGGCAGACCTGGTAAACATGTTGAATACGATTGCAGATGTATCTGGAATTAAGATCGATAATGAACTTTTAGAAACTCCGGAATAA
- a CDS encoding response regulator: MSKIYLVDDQPISNFITKKLLEIEGYQGIVKDFTNPCEAMEFVSEDSDAIIFLDLNMPEMNGWEFLEMLQSRNCRHRIIILTSSTSKIDVDKAKDYPAVIKYMVKPMNKQKFSELSGLLKAS, translated from the coding sequence ATGAGTAAGATCTACCTGGTAGATGACCAGCCAATTTCGAATTTTATTACCAAGAAACTTCTTGAAATCGAAGGATATCAAGGTATTGTAAAAGATTTTACGAACCCGTGTGAAGCTATGGAGTTTGTGTCTGAAGACAGTGATGCAATAATTTTTCTTGATCTAAATATGCCAGAAATGAACGGCTGGGAGTTTCTGGAAATGTTACAAAGCAGGAATTGCAGGCACCGTATCATCATTCTTACTTCAAGCACCAGTAAGATCGATGTAGATAAGGCTAAAGATTATCCGGCAGTAATTAAATACATGGTGAAGCCTATGAATAAGCAGAAGTTTTCCGAACTTTCGGGACTTTTAAAAGCTTCTTGA
- the mnmA gene encoding tRNA 2-thiouridine(34) synthase MnmA → MKKVVVGLSGGVDSSVSAYLLKEQGYEVIGLFMKNWHDDTVTISDECPWLDDSNDAMLVAEKLGIPFQTVDLSGQYKERIVDYMFNEYEKGRTPNPDVLCNREIKFDVFMKIALSLGADYVATGHYCRKSEFEKDGETIYQLMSGMDSNKDQSYFLCQLTQDQLSKTLFPIGELQKSEVRKIASEQDLVTADKKDSQGLCFIGKVRLPDFLQQKLKPKEGVIVEVSSEDDIYNEEELSFSSKNEELQFLSKKYNYRKDQGKVVGNHQGAHYFTKGQRKGLAVGGTPEPLFVIDTDVNENVIYTGQGKNHPGIYRQALFISNDEVHWVRKDLAIGNGKEMKVKARIRYRQPLQEAVLHQTENGMYVVFETPQASITEGQFVAWYSKDELLGSGVIS, encoded by the coding sequence ATGAAAAAAGTAGTGGTTGGTTTATCCGGAGGTGTAGATTCCAGTGTTTCAGCATACCTGTTGAAAGAACAGGGATATGAAGTGATTGGTCTTTTTATGAAGAACTGGCATGATGATACGGTGACCATCTCAGATGAATGCCCGTGGCTGGATGATAGCAATGATGCGATGCTGGTGGCAGAAAAACTAGGTATCCCATTTCAAACCGTAGACCTTAGCGGACAATACAAGGAACGTATCGTTGACTATATGTTTAACGAATACGAAAAAGGTAGAACTCCTAATCCCGATGTACTTTGTAATCGCGAAATTAAGTTCGATGTGTTTATGAAGATCGCCCTGTCTCTGGGTGCTGACTACGTCGCTACTGGGCATTACTGCCGTAAATCTGAATTTGAAAAGGATGGAGAAACCATTTACCAGCTTATGTCTGGAATGGATTCTAATAAAGATCAGTCTTATTTTCTATGTCAGTTAACCCAGGATCAGCTTTCCAAAACCCTCTTCCCTATTGGAGAACTTCAGAAATCTGAAGTGAGAAAGATCGCTTCAGAGCAGGATCTGGTAACTGCTGATAAAAAAGATTCTCAGGGACTTTGTTTTATTGGTAAAGTAAGACTTCCAGACTTTCTTCAGCAGAAATTAAAACCGAAAGAAGGAGTTATCGTGGAGGTTTCTTCCGAAGATGATATTTACAACGAGGAAGAATTGAGCTTTTCGTCTAAAAATGAGGAATTGCAGTTTCTATCTAAAAAATACAATTATCGCAAAGATCAGGGCAAGGTTGTAGGAAATCATCAAGGTGCACATTATTTCACAAAAGGACAAAGAAAAGGTCTGGCTGTTGGTGGTACTCCGGAACCTTTATTCGTGATCGATACCGATGTAAACGAAAATGTCATCTATACGGGACAGGGCAAGAACCATCCCGGGATTTACAGGCAGGCTTTGTTCATTTCAAATGATGAAGTGCACTGGGTTCGCAAAGACCTGGCTATAGGAAATGGAAAAGAGATGAAAGTTAAAGCTCGTATTCGATACCGCCAGCCGTTGCAGGAAGCAGTTTTACATCAAACTGAAAATGGCATGTATGTGGTTTTTGAAACACCACAGGCTTCGATCACTGAAGGTCAGTTTGTAGCCTGGTATAGTAAAGATGAACTGCTGGGTTCTGGGGTAATTTCGTAA
- a CDS encoding fasciclin domain-containing protein: MKSILKNSKISILLLVICFGFTACDEDDDFMTSDDVMETPDPTDDVVESNTIADFVVANENYSSLLAALESTGLTSTFTGDDVYTVFAPDNDAFAAFLDENGFDALEDVPTDVLTQVLLNHVQMGEVMSSDLSTGYIESMSTAGPDGENLSMYINTENGVVINGVSTVETADVEVDNGVIHAVSDVIGLPNVVTFALADPTFDTLVAALTREDSYTFVSTLQAADSPAPFTVFAPTNTAFGDLLAELELEELGDLDADTLATVLSYHVLIDMNVTSDELEDGIVVTSLQGEDFTINLGDTATITDVNGRTSTIIATDVQATNGVIHAIDTVILPTL; the protein is encoded by the coding sequence ATGAAATCAATTCTCAAAAACTCAAAAATTAGTATTCTATTGCTGGTAATCTGCTTTGGTTTTACAGCATGTGACGAAGACGATGACTTCATGACTTCAGACGATGTCATGGAAACTCCCGACCCAACAGACGATGTGGTAGAATCAAATACCATAGCAGATTTTGTGGTTGCTAATGAAAATTACTCTTCACTTTTAGCCGCTTTAGAGTCTACTGGATTGACCTCTACTTTTACTGGAGATGATGTTTATACTGTATTTGCTCCAGATAATGATGCATTTGCCGCTTTCCTTGATGAAAATGGATTCGATGCTCTGGAAGATGTGCCAACAGATGTTCTTACCCAGGTTCTTTTAAACCATGTACAAATGGGAGAGGTCATGTCTTCAGATCTTTCTACCGGATATATAGAAAGTATGTCTACAGCCGGACCTGATGGTGAGAATTTAAGTATGTATATCAATACTGAAAATGGTGTGGTTATTAATGGGGTGAGTACTGTTGAAACAGCAGATGTTGAAGTGGATAATGGTGTGATACACGCTGTAAGCGATGTAATTGGATTACCTAATGTGGTAACTTTTGCACTTGCAGATCCTACTTTTGACACTTTGGTTGCTGCATTGACCAGAGAAGATTCATATACTTTCGTTTCCACTCTACAAGCAGCTGATTCTCCAGCACCTTTTACTGTTTTTGCCCCTACAAATACAGCTTTCGGAGATCTTTTGGCTGAACTTGAACTTGAGGAACTTGGAGATCTTGATGCTGATACGCTGGCCACGGTGCTTAGCTATCATGTTCTAATAGATATGAATGTAACTTCAGATGAACTTGAAGATGGTATAGTAGTAACTTCGCTTCAGGGTGAGGATTTTACTATAAATCTTGGCGATACTGCAACTATAACCGATGTAAACGGAAGAACTTCAACCATTATCGCTACAGATGTTCAGGCTACAAATGGAGTAATTCATGCAATTGACACTGTTATTTTACCTACGTTATAA
- a CDS encoding DUF3820 family protein, giving the protein MQPDPQKLLELAYAQMHFGKYKGVYLSDIPEPYYVWFRQKGFPQGKLGDQMQQVYELKVNSLEGLLRQIRMRYPRPRK; this is encoded by the coding sequence TTGCAACCAGATCCTCAGAAATTATTGGAATTAGCCTATGCACAAATGCATTTTGGCAAATATAAAGGTGTCTATCTTTCAGATATCCCCGAACCATATTATGTTTGGTTTAGACAAAAAGGATTTCCGCAGGGGAAACTTGGCGACCAGATGCAACAGGTTTACGAACTGAAAGTTAATAGTCTCGAGGGCCTTTTGAGACAAATTCGAATGCGCTATCCCCGCCCCAGAAAATAG
- the yidC gene encoding membrane protein insertase YidC, translated as MEEKKIDVQSIIGFILIGGILLWMLYNNTPDETESVDEVTTEENINRDQETTPEFEENTATPASDSTALVDAQKRLGAFGYSETLSSAKGGSTTIENDLLELRVSNKGGYIEEARLKNFKTFDSIPVYLIKDGNASMNMSLNTTDGRTLNTQDLYFEPELTENNGNQILSMKLKVSEDEYLEYRYAMRPGEYMLDFSVRSEGLTGVLNSSATPVLDWKLKGYRHAKSISYENRYTDLIWEYDGGDDDSLSDGDDDDEDISYIAYRQHFFSSILLTDTPFATASFEVENLVEDEEIDTVYTKTFASSIPLELKAGELNYNMNWYYGPSDYKILNDYDRNLDEIIPLGWGIFGWINKYLFIPFFAFLGGVLPSYGLAIIAMTIVVRIVLSPVTYKSYLSQAKMKILRPEINELNEKYKDNAMKKQQETMKLYSKAGASPMSGCLPALMQIPVFYALFQFFPSAFQLRQKSFLWADDLSSYDVIAELPFHIPFYGDHVSLFPILASVAIFIYMMMTTGQSMQANQQPGMPNMKFLMYLSPLFMLVFFNNYASGLSLYYFTSNLITIGIMLVIKYVIVDEDKIHAKIQENKKKPKKQNKFTRKFQQMMEQAEEQQKKQKGK; from the coding sequence ATGGAAGAAAAGAAAATTGACGTCCAATCCATCATTGGATTTATTTTAATTGGTGGTATCCTTCTCTGGATGCTTTACAATAACACTCCAGACGAAACGGAGAGCGTAGATGAAGTTACTACGGAAGAAAACATCAATAGAGATCAGGAAACAACTCCTGAGTTCGAAGAAAACACAGCCACACCAGCAAGCGACTCGACCGCTCTTGTAGATGCTCAAAAACGTTTGGGTGCTTTTGGATATTCTGAAACACTGTCTTCTGCAAAAGGAGGTTCTACGACGATAGAAAACGACCTGCTGGAACTAAGAGTTTCTAATAAAGGTGGTTACATCGAAGAAGCAAGACTGAAGAATTTCAAGACCTTCGATTCGATTCCAGTATATCTTATCAAAGATGGGAATGCTTCCATGAACATGAGTTTAAACACTACTGATGGAAGAACTCTCAATACGCAAGATCTATATTTTGAACCGGAATTAACTGAAAACAATGGAAACCAGATCCTATCTATGAAACTTAAGGTTTCAGAAGATGAGTACCTGGAATACCGATACGCAATGAGACCGGGAGAGTATATGCTGGATTTCAGCGTACGTTCAGAAGGACTTACCGGCGTGTTAAATTCTTCAGCAACTCCTGTACTTGACTGGAAATTGAAAGGATACCGTCATGCAAAGAGTATTTCATATGAGAACAGGTACACTGACCTTATCTGGGAATATGATGGTGGTGATGATGACAGTTTAAGTGATGGTGATGACGATGATGAGGATATAAGTTATATCGCTTACAGACAACACTTTTTCTCCTCTATTTTACTAACAGACACACCATTTGCAACTGCAAGTTTCGAAGTAGAGAATCTTGTTGAGGATGAAGAGATCGACACCGTTTACACCAAGACTTTTGCTTCCAGCATTCCTTTGGAACTAAAGGCTGGTGAACTTAACTACAATATGAACTGGTATTATGGTCCTTCAGATTACAAGATTCTGAATGATTATGATAGAAACCTGGATGAAATTATTCCGCTAGGTTGGGGAATCTTTGGATGGATCAACAAATATCTATTCATTCCATTCTTTGCATTTTTAGGAGGCGTTCTTCCAAGTTACGGTCTGGCGATCATTGCTATGACCATTGTGGTTAGAATTGTCCTATCTCCAGTAACTTATAAATCTTATTTATCACAGGCTAAGATGAAGATCTTAAGACCAGAGATCAATGAGCTGAATGAGAAGTACAAGGATAATGCGATGAAAAAGCAGCAGGAAACCATGAAGCTGTATAGCAAAGCAGGCGCCAGTCCTATGAGTGGATGTTTGCCAGCGCTTATGCAGATACCGGTATTCTACGCCTTGTTCCAGTTCTTCCCGAGTGCATTTCAGCTTAGACAGAAGAGCTTCTTATGGGCAGATGACCTTTCCAGTTATGATGTTATCGCAGAACTTCCTTTCCATATCCCATTTTATGGAGATCATGTGAGTTTGTTCCCGATACTTGCTTCTGTAGCTATCTTTATCTATATGATGATGACTACCGGGCAAAGCATGCAGGCGAATCAACAGCCAGGAATGCCTAATATGAAATTCCTGATGTACCTGTCACCATTGTTTATGCTGGTATTCTTCAACAACTATGCGAGTGGACTTTCCTTGTATTACTTCACTTCGAACCTAATTACTATTGGAATCATGCTAGTGATCAAATATGTGATCGTAGACGAAGATAAGATTCATGCGAAGATCCAGGAAAACAAGAAAAAACCTAAGAAACAGAATAAGTTCACTCGAAAGTTCCAGCAAATGATGGAGCAGGCTGAAGAGCAACAAAAGAAACAAAAGGGTAAATAA
- a CDS encoding lipocalin family protein, with the protein MKKILILLLFTGILASCSDDDDAGVDNDGSILGTWFLVEANNVPGFSINECSSQSYLSFMDDNTADSEFFTNAGGECESETSTGDWSSSSNSQYTFTVPGFGELTGNVSFDGDRFTFTPNDLPTSSLTFEK; encoded by the coding sequence ATGAAGAAGATTTTAATATTATTACTATTCACAGGAATCCTTGCTTCCTGTAGTGATGACGACGATGCAGGAGTGGATAATGACGGATCGATTCTGGGAACCTGGTTTCTTGTCGAAGCTAATAATGTACCTGGGTTTTCAATTAATGAATGTTCCAGCCAGTCATATCTTAGTTTCATGGACGATAACACTGCTGACTCAGAATTTTTCACAAATGCTGGTGGCGAATGTGAATCTGAAACTTCTACAGGAGACTGGAGCAGTTCTTCCAATTCACAATACACTTTTACAGTTCCCGGTTTTGGAGAACTTACTGGTAATGTATCATTTGATGGTGATCGTTTTACGTTTACCCCAAATGACCTTCCTACTTCATCGCTTACTTTTGAAAAATAA